The Merismopedia glauca CCAP 1448/3 DNA window TTATACAATCGACTCCAACAGGGTGAAGCCGCCTTAGAATTACAACTAGCCCTAGTCAGAGCGATCGCTTGGATTGAAACCCCTACTGCCCTAGAATACTTGCGACAACTCCTTGATTTTACCCCCCTACCGTTATCTCAAGAAATCGTCAGCCGCTTGGGGCACATGACTGTACCAAGTTTACAAGCGATCGCCTCCGAGATCTTGCAATCTTTCCTGACCTCAAACAAACCAGTCGCTACCCACCCCCAAATTCAGCAATCTATAGCTACAGCTTTGGGAGAATTACGACAAATTGAAGCTATAGATAGCCTCATCCAACTTTTAGCCAATCCAGACGACGGCGTAAAACTCCATGCGATCGCGGCTTTGAAACACCTCTGTTGGGATCTAGCTCATCAAAAGCTACAGCAGATGGCAACTCAACCCGATTTAACCCCTGCATTAGCCGAAGGAATCGCGATCGCCCTCCAAGAATGGTCATAGGGGAATAATAATTGGGCGTTGCTGAATCAAGGTATAAACTAGGTTGACACCCCAATTCGGAATAGTGAGAGATCAGGGCGAAAGAAAACCCAATCAACAATCAACAATCAACAATGCCAATAATTGGTGTGTAGAGACGCTGCAATGCCATGTCTCTACGTTTGGATCTGTAACTAACCGCACCTCAACAGGACGGACACCACTACCGTTACAAAGATTAAAATTGCTTAACATTGCGTTACATTAAAGACATGAAGAGAGAAGACAACCTCTCAAAGCCAAAATCAGAGGCAAACGGCATGAATGGCACAATTCGCGTTGGCAAACTCTTTGGAATTCCCTTTTACATTAATCCTTCTTGGTTTTTAGTTTTAGGATTAGTAACCTGGAGTTATGGTAGTGGACTGGCGGCACAATTTCCCCAATTGGGAGTGGGATTAGCTTTCTTACTCGGATTGATGACAGCGCTGCTATTATTTAGCTCTGTCATTGCTCACGAACTAGGACACAGTTTCGT harbors:
- a CDS encoding HEAT repeat domain-containing protein — protein: LYNRLQQGEAALELQLALVRAIAWIETPTALEYLRQLLDFTPLPLSQEIVSRLGHMTVPSLQAIASEILQSFLTSNKPVATHPQIQQSIATALGELRQIEAIDSLIQLLANPDDGVKLHAIAALKHLCWDLAHQKLQQMATQPDLTPALAEGIAIALQEWS